Part of the Halomarina litorea genome is shown below.
AGTCGCGGACGAGTACAGTTCTCTGGGGTGTCTATTTCCTCGCCCGCTTTCATCTGCGGGCCGGGGGTTTTTATCCGCGAACGGAGAAGGCTTCCGCGATACACCCCAGCCCACCATGAGCGATTCACATCTCTACACGTACGGGGTGGTCGAGGACGACGACCCCCTCGACCTCTCCGTCGACGGCGTCGAGGGGGCCGACCGTGTCTACACGGTCAGCCACGGCCCGCTGGCGGCAGTCGTCACCGACATCGGGACGATGGACCCCGAACGGACCGACGAGAACGCCCGCGCGCACGACGACGTGTTGCAGGCCGTTCTGGAGACCGGGCGGACCATCGTGCCGATGCGCTTTGGGATGACGTTCAAGAACGGGCGGGCGCTGAAGTCCGTCCTCCGCGGGGGTCGTCGGGCGTTCACGAAGTCGCTCCGCGAGATAGACGGGGCCGTCGAGATGGGCGTCAAACTCGTCGCCGACGAGGGCGCTTCCCTCGACCGCGAGGCCGTCGTCGCGGACGTCGCCGACCGCCTGCGCGCGGTCAGCGACGAGGAGTCCGAGAACGACCTCTTCAGCGACCGCCTCGTGTTCAACCGGTCGTACCTCGTCGACCGCGCCGACCGCGAGGCGTTCGACGACGCCGTCAGCGCCATCGACGACGACTATGGCGAGGACCTCACGGTACAGTACACGGGACCGTGGGCACCGTACAACTTCGTCGACATCGAAATCGGGGCCAAGCGCTGATGTTCATCGTTGACGACCTCCTGCTCAAACCGCTCGTCACGGTGCTCAACGTCATCCACTCGATGGCCATCGAGGAGATGTACGACACGGGCGCCATCCGGGACGAGATGAAGGAGAACCGCCTGCTGTACGAACTCGGCGAGTACTCCGAGGAGGAGTACGAACGGCGGCGGGCGGAACTGGAGGCGCAACTCGACGTGGCCGAGCGCGCCCGCGAGCAACTCAGCGGCCGGGTGGAGGTGAAGCGATGAGCGACGATCCCGACGCGTCCGAGGCTGGCGACGGCGGAACGCAAGACGAGGGGACACAGGACATCGCGACGCTCGTCGAGCGCGCCGAGGGCGACGTCCTCACCTTCCTCCGGGCGCTCGTCCTCGACGAATCGGTCGAGGAGGCCGAGACGGCGCTGGAGGACCTCCGGCAGGTCGCACTCGAGGCCGAGGAACTGCTGGAGACGGTGAACCTCTCGGAGTTACCGGAGGCCATCAACGTCGAGGAACTACCCGACATCGTCGACGTGGAGTCGATCCCCGACGCCGTCGCCAGCGGCGACCCCACCGACGCCATCGAGTCGCGCGAACTGCTGGACGTCGTCGAACTCGGGAAGTTGTGGTCGACCGTCGACGTCCGGGAGTTCTGGCGCAACAAAGACGAGTTCGAGACCGCCCTCGAGGAGGCGCTCGGCGAGGACATCGACGACGACGAGAGCCGCCTCTCGCGACTCCAGTCCGCCTTCGACGACGCGATGGACGGCGCGGGCGAGGGGATGATGGACGGGGACGACGACGGTGACTTCGCGAGCATCCCCGACGACACCAACACGGAGGCCTTCCAGGCGGCCATCCAGTCGGGGCTTCGGGACGCCGTCGACGAGTTTCGGAAGGGCCTGCTGGAAACCCACGACCGCCTGAAGACGCTCCGCGAGGAGAACCAGGAGCGAACCGGACGGGCGACCCAGCCCGATTCGCGGAACCCGACGGCGTACTCGACGCTCGCCTCGGCGTCGTCCGGCCCGAGCGTCGGTCGCGGGACGCGCTACTCGACGGTGCCCCGCGAGACGAAGTACTCCACCGCGCCGAACCGCAAGCGCATCTACGGCGACCGGTTCGAGGACGCCGACGCCCGCGAGGGGGGTGACGACGATGAGTGACGACGAGCCGAACCGCCCGACGCGGACGGCGGGGCCGACCCGCGAGGGCGACAGTCTGGCGGACGTCGTCGAGATGCTCCTCGACAAGGGCATCGTCATCAACGCCGACATCGCGGTGACCGTCGGCGAGACGGAACTGCTCGGCATCCACATTCGGGCGGCGCTGGCCTCCTTCGAGACGGCCGCGAAGTACGGCCTGCAGTTCCCCGACGGGACGGACATGCGCCGCGTCGAGGAGGCCTCGGGACGCTCCCAGATGCACTCCAAGGGCGGGTCGCCCATCTCGGTGCGCAGTCCGGGGACGACCGGTATCTCGCCCGCGCCGCGCGGCGGGGAGCGTCCCGGCGACGAAGACGACGGTAGCGACGAAGACGACGAGGAGACGGGGGCCTCCGACGGTGGCGAGTCTTCGTCGCCGGAGGAGAAGGGAGAGGAGACGACCCCGAACGACGGCGAGGCAACAGAGGACCCGGACGCTGACGACGAGCGGGAGGCACCGTCCGACGACGAGGGGGGCGAGCAGGAAGCCGAGAGCGAAAGCGGGGGCGAGGACGCGTGACCCATATCGACATCGACGGGGAGGACGCCGCCGACGGCCTCGTCGCCCTCGTGGTCGCCGTCGTGGAACTCCTCGTAGAGGCGATGGAGCGCGAGGCCCTCCGGCGGATGGAGTCCGGCGACCTGACCGACGAGGAGGTGGAGCGACTGGGCCAGCAGTTCGCCGCCCTCGAAGCCGAGGTAGAGCGCATGAAGGACGACCACGACGTGGGCGACCACGTCGCTGGCATCCGGGACGACCTCGACGGCCTCGTCCGCGACGTGGTGAGCGGCCTCGAGACTCCCTTCGGTCGCCCGCCGGCCTCGGAGGCGGCACGCGAGCGCCCGGACGGGGAGGTGAGCCGTCGTGAGTGACACCGAGTCGGAGTCCGCCCCCGACATCGAGGCCGGTCGATACCTCTACTGCGTCGTCTCGCTCGACGAGGAGGAGGACCCGTCGGCGTTCGACGCCGAGGGCGTCGATTCCGTGGCCGTCCGCGTCGTCGCGTTCGCGGGTCTCGGAGCGGTGGTCCACGACACGGACGCGCTGTACGACTCCGAGGACCCCCAGCAGGTCCAGTCGTGGCTGCTCGACCACCAGTCGGTCGTGGACGCCGCCGGCGAGCGGTTCGGGACGCCGCTCCCCGTCCGGTTCGACACGGTCCTGCGCGGCGGCGACGAGGGCGTCCGGTC
Proteins encoded:
- a CDS encoding GvpL/GvpF family gas vesicle protein, whose amino-acid sequence is MSDSHLYTYGVVEDDDPLDLSVDGVEGADRVYTVSHGPLAAVVTDIGTMDPERTDENARAHDDVLQAVLETGRTIVPMRFGMTFKNGRALKSVLRGGRRAFTKSLREIDGAVEMGVKLVADEGASLDREAVVADVADRLRAVSDEESENDLFSDRLVFNRSYLVDRADREAFDDAVSAIDDDYGEDLTVQYTGPWAPYNFVDIEIGAKR
- the gvpG gene encoding gas vesicle protein GvpG, with translation MFIVDDLLLKPLVTVLNVIHSMAIEEMYDTGAIRDEMKENRLLYELGEYSEEEYERRRAELEAQLDVAERAREQLSGRVEVKR
- a CDS encoding gas vesicle protein GvpJ; its protein translation is MLLDKGIVINADIAVTVGETELLGIHIRAALASFETAAKYGLQFPDGTDMRRVEEASGRSQMHSKGGSPISVRSPGTTGISPAPRGGERPGDEDDGSDEDDEETGASDGGESSSPEEKGEETTPNDGEATEDPDADDEREAPSDDEGGEQEAESESGGEDA
- the gvpK gene encoding gas vesicle protein GvpK: MTHIDIDGEDAADGLVALVVAVVELLVEAMEREALRRMESGDLTDEEVERLGQQFAALEAEVERMKDDHDVGDHVAGIRDDLDGLVRDVVSGLETPFGRPPASEAARERPDGEVSRRE